From one Dermatophagoides farinae isolate YC_2012a chromosome 5, ASM2471394v1, whole genome shotgun sequence genomic stretch:
- the LOC124489916 gene encoding uncharacterized protein LOC124489916, translated as MQQQMRYEAEYFDDKKRLLRAIFNETLAQCNDALHKRNISKDKFQEMSLKFDDERYIRNMLDNPISIVLMGSRPCVKARIVNYMLGYELLPVFDVYDPDYKQPRRSVRIQYGTQRRLAFCIRHFELLECSPLHTERVVSFEDLRLDFLQDDPTLLASANGTHDDLLSSNPELSDGYSDGLQTSLVNGMTNGDRGGINGGSGGSNASSGLDSAGNDQSSNTPTTLSFNSSCSLIKSAPTTTSNHVNRHNNHQVRMAGQSRPQSEKLNQTNTANTGAAAVAAAVNHVIQNAGGGGVNGVGVGVGHRHGHSSGYSSQQNVNLLLQQRGQSGGPVGDNGNVVGDGNGMATIKQTTMNLKSSFVPYDDLEDDDDDDDDDEDVEFGEDEMLSQTDFVNEMTTMEIVLPHELLEKNLQIRVAPDVESFDLIYRTTFSRTNPIIIYCFERSDEMLTETDRRHLQQLRQRMPSTPIFFAHIMDFNSVYHHHPAGAYPYHAHPSYPLTNPNGSQTHYPSSNMYRFTMDPPVAPSRISAKISNVKQQQQKQQQPQPQPQIIVDHMNDEVKSNLNQTKSNGNSCSAEFIPNITNPTTKTTTTTMNMTKTTTAKKLPARRNTHCLGEQPIGLVSLKRSESTSSTHSSPCTLPSQTTSSSSSSLSCSNNTTQSKSMQSINKSQSYLQGSEFIWKQLREMGFFQEMPSTVALQAPMDRRQKHQSNGYYIINDRPFKCSKQNADNGMDVSSRFICHSYEFCYFVDFFRSILKSNLVVAATLLNEIHNQFIQYYIFTAFDMTWNLNYCIPKRLEYARKKEAELYMSLMGIANRKQEEIRQLIGETLQFMRDDILTQASSYRFGNPVFNTNPMVSAAEVKHCAEEIQDFVFMTLNRAIAVKLIGSVDIMRESFIGTLQRCLKQLEEYRQRRDTFGFGGGNGGGGGGGHLINNGHNNKHLIADNMKMVPVNPKLINGHYNHHHQRVQEEKIDLALSRLLNLAYSIEINANSCSSMLRIFWEKMKNFFLMLSIAWKPTCRIDAEWKRKVSADLLDNLSEAKLAKCICTQFREKLKLAHETFLNSLANLETTLVTRLKEIDHRRQQVRKNDAPLFARLALESTSFIDAILYGSPELGKEIGRGQYGVVFSTKKSWGNYSRIAVKSIMICDDKHWNDLAMEFYYTRSLPETDRIVQIRGSIIEHNYNGASSYVYLIMDRMVRDLYVGLKSGLEWLQRLQIAFDVVHGLRFLHNHGLIHRDIKLKNVLLDKYNRAKITDLGFCKSEVMISGSIVGTPIHMAPEVFTGKYDSMVDVYAFGILFWYICAGSVELPQIFEQCHNKDHLWIAVKKGLRPEKLAIFDDECFNLMERCWAGDPLKRPLLGEVEEVLLDIKMRHEREYYTNNPIQITNNGNNVDVIRQEYLNGRKTLPKGFSPRTKRLSIQEQQQQQFIRQMNAVAATTAATTATTAMAIPNPNPTMGGSLSPTKNIAKIPLPLPSSTSSSPQQQLPPSSSSTSSSSNVTDTTVKTVTTTTTNNELATIVNKPIYENEKLIKNPITIINDNNNHHHDDPDDEDRMKMKTEMKIINSSPPLSTFSDTDITTKIATAIV; from the exons atgcaacaacaaatgcGTTATGAGGCCGAATATTTTGACGATAAAAAACGTCTATTACGGGCCATTTTTAATGAAACATTGGCCCAATGTAATGATGCATTACATAAACGTAACATCAGTAAAG ATAAATTCCAGGAAATGtcattaaaatttgatgatgaacgttATATACGTAATATGTTGGACAATCCAATATCAATCGTATTGATGGGTAGCCGGCCATGTGTTAAAGCTCGTATAGTTAATTATATGCTTGGTTATGAGCTTTTACCT gTATTCGATGTATATGATCCTGATTATAAACAACCAAGACGTTCTGTACGAATTCAATATGGTACACAAAGACGTTTAGCATTCTGTATAAGacattttgaattattagAATGTTCACCATTACATACTGAAcgtgttgtttcatttgaagATCTTCGTTTAGATTTTCTACAAGATGATCCAACATTATTAGCATCAGCTAATGGTACACATGATGATCTTTTATCATCGAATCCAGAATTATCTGATGGTTATTCAGATGGTTTACAAACATCATTAGTGAATGGTATGACCAATGGTGATCGTGGCGGTATCaatggtggtagtggtggtagtaATGCTTCCAGTGGTCTTGATTCAGCTGgaaatgatcaatcatctAATACACcgacaacattatcatttaattcatcatGTTCATTGATAAAATCGGCACCAACCACTACATCGAATCATGTTAAtcgtcataataatcatcaagtAAGAATGGCCGGTCAATCACGGCCTCAATCAGAAAAATTAAACCAGACGAATACAGCAAATACAGGTGCTGCAGCAGTAGCTGCTGCTGTTAATCATGTGATACAAAATGCAGGTGGTGGCGGTGTCAatggtgttggtgttggtgttggtCATCGCCATGGACATTCATCAGGTTATTCTAGTCAACAAAATGTCAATCTTTTATTACAACAACGTGGACAATCAGGTGGACCTGTTGGTGATAATGGAAATGTTGTTGGCGATGGTAATGGAATGGCAACTATTAAACAAACGACGATGAATCTGAAATCTAGTTTCGTACCATATGATGATCTagaagatgatgacgacgacgatgatgatgatgaagatgttgaATTTGGTGAAGATGAAATGCTTAGTCAAACAGATTTTGTTAACGAAATGACCACAATGGAAATTGTATTGCCACATGAATTATTGGAGAAAAATCTACAGATACGTGTCGCACCGGAtgttgaatcatttgatttgatatatCGTACCACATTTAGCCGTACtaatccaataataatatattgtTTTGAAAGATCGGATGAAATGCTTACCGAAACCGATCGTCGTCATTTACAACAATTACGACAACGAATGCCATCGACGCCGATATTTTTTGCCCATATTATGGATTTTAATtctgtttatcatcatcatcctgcTGGTGCATATCCATATCATGCACATCCATCATATCCATTGACGAATCCTAATGGATCACAAACTCATTATCCATCATCGAATATGTATCGTTTTACCATGGATCCACCAGTAGCACCAAGTCGTATATCGgcaaaaatttccaatgtaaaacagcaacaacaaaaacaacaacaaccacaaccacaaccacaaATAATCGTTGATCATATGAACGATGAAGTCAAATCCAACTTGAATCAAACTAAGTCAAATGGTAATTCATGTTCAGCTGAATTTATTCCAAATATTACGaatccaacaacaaagacgactacgacgacgatgaatatgacaaaaacaacaacggcgAAAAAATTGCCTGCACGTCGTAATACACATTGTTTGGGTGAACAACCAATTGGTTTGGTTTCATTGAAACGTTCTGAATCCACATCATCGACACATTCATCACCATGTACATTACCATCACagacaacatcatcatcatcatcatcattatcatgtaGTAATAATACAACACAAAGCAAAAGTATGCAAAGCATTAATAAATCACAATCATATCTACAAGGTTCAGAATTCATATGGAAACAATTAAGAGAGATGGGTTTCTTCCAGGAAATGCCTTCAACAGTTGCATTACAAGCGCCAATGGATAGGCGGcaaaaacatcaatcaaacggttattatataatcaatgataGACCATTTAAATGCTCCAAACAGAATGCCGACAATGGAATGGATGTATCGTCACGTTTTATTTGTCATTCAtatgaattttgttattttgttgatttttttcgttcaatattgaaatcaaatcttGTGGTGGCGGCaacattgttgaatgaaatccATAATCAATTCATACAGTACTATATATTCACTGCATTCGATATGACATGGAATCTGAATTATTGTATACCAAAACGTTTGGAATATGCACGTAAAAAAGAGGCTGAACTATATATGTCATTAATGGGTATTGCTAATCGTAAACAGGAAGAAATTCGTCAATTGATTGGTGAAACATTACAATTTATGCGTGATGATATTCTTACACAGGCTTCATCATATCGATTTGGTAATCCAGTTTTCAACACAAATCCAATGGTATCGGCTGCCGAAGTGAAACATTGTGCCGAAGAAATACAGGATTTTGTATTCATGACACTTAATCGTGCTATCGCTGTTAAATTAATTGGTTCCGTTGATATAATGCGTGAAAGTTTTATTG GAACCTTACAACGTTGTCTAAAACAATTGGAAGAATATCGACAACGTCGTGATACATTTGGTTTTGGTGGTggcaatggtggtggtggtggcggtggccatttaataaataatggtcataataataaacatttgaTTGCTGATAATATGAAAATGGTTCCTGTAAATccaaaattaataaatggtcattataatcatcatcatcaacgtgtgcaagaagaaaaaattgatttagcATTATCACGTTTGTTGAATTTAGCATATTCAATCGAGATTAATGCCAATAGCTGTTCATCAATGTTGAGGATATTttgggaaaaaatgaaaaattttttcctcatGCTTAGCATCGCATGGAAACCAACCTGTCGTATTGATGCTGAATGGAAACGTAAAGTGTCAGCTGATTTGTTGGATAATTTATCTGAAGCTAAACTGGCTAAATGTATTTGTACACAATTTCgggaaaaattaaaattagcACATGAAACTTTTCTGAATTCATTAGCTAATCTAg AAACAACATTGGTCACACGattgaaagaaattgatCATCGTCGTCAACAGGTacgaaaaaatgatgcaCCATTATTTGCAAGGCTAGCATTGGAATCTACATCGTTTATTGATGCCATTCTTTATGGTTCACCGGAATTGGGTAAAGAAATCGGACGTGGTCAATATGGTGTTGTgttttcaacgaaaaaaagttggGGCAATTATTCTCGGATTGCCgtcaaatcaataatgatctgtgatgataaacattGGAATGATTTAGCCATGGAATTCTATTATACACGTTCATTACCTGAAACTGATCGTATTGTACAGATTCGTGGTTCAATTATTGAACATAATTATAATGGtgcatcatcatatgtttATCTTATTATGGATCGTATGGTTCGTGATTTATATGTTGGTCTTAAATCCGGTTTAGAATGGTTACAACGTTTGCAGATTGCATTCGATGTTGTACATGGATTACGTTTCCTACATAATCATGGCCTTATACATCGTGATATTAAACTCAAAAATGTACTATTAGATAAATATAATCGTGCAAAAATTACCGATCTTGGATTCTGTAAATCTGAAGTTATGATTTCTGGTAGTATTGTTGGTACGCCCATTCATATGGCACCAGAAGTTTTTACTGGAAAATATGATTCAATGGTCGATGTTTATGCATTTGGTATACTATTCTGGTATATTTGTGCAGGATCCGTTGAATTGCCACAGATTTTTGAACAATGTCATAATAAAGATCATTTATGGATTGCCGTTAAAAAAG GTCTTCGACCAGAAAAACTTGccatatttgatgatgaatgtttcaaTCTAATGGAACGTTGTTGGGCTGGTGATCCATTGAAACGTCCATTATTAGGTGAAGTTGAAGAAGTTTTATTGGATATTAAAATGCGTCATGAACGTGAATATTATACTAATAATCCGATTCAAATCACCAACAATggtaataatgttgatgtaaTTCGTCAAGAATATTTaaatggaagaaaaacaTTACCAAAAGGATTTTCACCACGAACCAAACGATTATCGATACAagaacagcaacagcaacaatttaTTCGTCAAATGAATGCTGTAGCAGCTACAACGGCTGCAACGACAGCAACAACGGCAATGGCTATACCAAATCCTAATCCAACAATGGGTGGATCATTATCACCGACAAAAAACATTGCAAAAATACCATTACCACTTCCATCATCAACGTCATCgtcaccacaacaacaactaccaccatcgtcatcttcaacatcatcatcatcaaatgtcaCTGATACAACTGTGAAAACCGTAAccacgacaacaacgaataaTGAATTAGCAACAATTGTCAATAAACCgatttatgaaaatgaaaaattgataaaaaatccaattacaattataaatgataataataatcatcatcacgatgatccagatgatgaagatcgaatgaaaatgaaaaccgaaatgaagataataaattcatcGCCACCATTGTCAACATTTTCAGATACCGATATAACAACAAAGATTGCAACGGCAATTGTTtaa
- the LOC124499359 gene encoding uncharacterized protein LOC124499359 translates to MTTTTTTTTPTTLLSSSTTTTTTTTTTTTTTTSTTNTHQHRHINVQLMDIEIWKRFCDVNNEMIVTKGGRRMFPLIRCQIDGLEHRAMYSIVLEFVQIGTHRWKYLNGNWVAGGKSEPPPQNLQTFYIHPDSPNFGAHWMKEVVSFTKVKLTNKPTTQQGQVGWQKVVLNSLHKYQPRIHIVRIESTGNNTGSSSSAATTPTSSSSTSTNHLDTTKTSAAMISSSPKLTMDALCVLSRSLYQNQQNSNQDNQCLSSISPVVSSNSSSSNIDGGITITGSNLLSSDNGGERTNNNNNSIINEDCIDSFCGGNKIVTYTFKETQFIAVTAYQNEDVTHLKIRYNPFAKAFQDIREKPSSHHYSSSHHHHHHHHHHSNLHHSSTGSTYDPHIHQHQHQHYSPTSPFYNQQQRINTGATNSTTTTSTTTTTNTIATNKTTTTTLSSISPPLTSTSSLSSSSSTAAAAASASVAAMVIGNDNQSSTSSMLRACNNNSINLHGHGQQQQHITTIKTETEQQQQEQIAGDET, encoded by the exons atgacaacaacaacaacaacaacaactccAACAAccttattatcatcatcgacgacAACCACAACCACGACCACGaccacaaccacaacaacaacatcgacaacaaatacccatcaacatcgacataTTAATGTACAATTAATGGATATTGAAATATGGAAACGTTTTTGTGatgttaataatgaaatgattgtgaCAAAAGGTGGTCGTCGTATGTTTCCATTGATTCGTTGTCAAATTGATGGTCTTGAACATCGTGCAATGTATTCAATTGTATTGGAATTTGTACAAATCGGTACACATCGTTGGAAATATCTAAATGGTAATTGGGTTGCAGGCGGTAAATcggaaccaccaccacaaaaTCTTCAAACATTCTATATTCATCCAGATTCACCGAATTTTGGTGCACATTGGATGAAAGAAGTTGTTAGTTTTACAAAAGTTAAATTAACCAATAAACCAACTACACAACAAGGACAGGTAGGCTGGCAAAAG gtCGTACTAAATTCATTGCATAAATATCAACCACGAATTCATATTGTACGTATTGAATCAACGGGAAACAATAccggatcatcatcatctgctgCAACAACaccgacatcatcatcatctacatcgACAAATCATTTAgatacaacaaaaacatcagctgcaatgatatcatcatcaccaaaattAACAATGGATGCATTATGTGTATTATCTAGATCAttatatcaaaatcaacaaaat tcaaatcaagataatcaatgtttatcatcaatatcgcCTGTTGTTAGtagtaatagtagtagtagtaatataGATGGTGGAATAACAATAACTGGATCAAatctattatcatcagaTAATGGAGGTGAAAgaacaaataataacaacaactcgataataaatgaagattgtattgattcattttgtgGTGGTAATAAAATTGTTACCTATACATTTAAAGAGACACAATTTATAGCGGTTACTGCATATCAAAATGAAGAT GTAACACATTTAAAAATTCGTTATAATCCATTTGCAAAAGCATTTCAAGATATACGTGAAAAACCAAGTAGCCATCATTATTCTtccagtcatcatcatcatcatcaccatcatcatcattcaaatcttcatcattcatcgacTGGATCAACATATGATCCacatattcatcaacatcaacatcaacattattcacCAACATCACCATTCTATAATCAGCAACAAAGAATAAATACCGGTGCAACAAattcaaccacaacaacatctACTACTACAACTACAAATACAATTGctacaaataaaacaacaacaacaacattatcatccatttcaccaccattaacatcgacatcatcattatcatcatcatcatcgacagcagcagcagcagcatcgGCATCTGTTGCAGCAATGGTAAttggtaatgataatcaatcatcgacTTCATCAAT gCTTAGGGcatgcaataataatagtattAATTTACATGGCcatggtcaacaacaacaacatattaCAACGATTAAAACTGaaacagaacaacaacaacaggaacaAATTGCCGGTGATGAAACGTAA